One window of Tachysurus vachellii isolate PV-2020 chromosome 21, HZAU_Pvac_v1, whole genome shotgun sequence genomic DNA carries:
- the pdcd6ip gene encoding programmed cell death 6-interacting protein isoform X1: protein MATFISVPLKKSSEVDLVKPLSKFITSAYSGEEQTEYLRAVDELNKLRKSALGRPLDKHESSLEILLRYYDQLCAVEPKFPFPELCLTFTWKDAFDKGSLFGGSVKLALASVGYEKTCVLFNIGALASQIASEQNLDNDEGLKTAAKFYQLASGAFAHIKDTVLSALNREPTMDISPETVGTLSQIMISQAQEVFVIKATADKMKDGIIAKVANQTADFYGDAFKQCQYKENLPKYFYFQEVLPVLAAKHCMMQATAELHQSAMAKQKKHFGEEIARLQHASELVKTIASRYDEYVNVKDLSDKISRALTAAKKDNDFIYHDRVPEVKDLEHIGKATLVKATAIQVPLSQKFSDIFEKMVPMLVQQSLSISNSRKGELVNRLVGSLREATNLCNGVLASLNLPAALEDLSGDSVPQSILEKSRAVIQQGGLNSIEQLIKDLPELLLRNREILDESLKILNDEETTDNELRAKFSQRWNRTPSGDLYKSLRAEGGNFRNILDKAVHADQVVKERYNTHCEMIALLCKPEDQLCTAIPSANPAKTLQGSEVVNVLKAQLVQLDEIKRDREVLEGEIKAVTFDMTTKFLTALVQDGAINEEALSTGELDTRYGAYTQRVQQNLRSQEEILAQVQTSHQEFAALKQSNAEASHREEVLKKLASAHDSYIEISSNLKEGTRFYNDLTEILLKFQNKCSDIVFARKTEREELLKDLQQSIAREPSAPSFNVPAYQSNNPAPAAGGPTPAPRTVFPVQPQAKPQPPARPPPPTFNAQATSSTSSEPQSQAPPSVSSNPPPVAPPSAPSQAQGPPYPTYQGYPGFYQMPLAYNQYGYGYGVPYMPFQAQGQAAYPGGPPVQQPYQYPQQPTQHQPYYPQQ from the exons ATGGCGACGTTTATTTCTGTCCCGTTAAAGAAGTCTTCAGAAGTTGATCTGGTGAAACCTCTATCGAAATTCATCACGTCTGCGTATTCAGGGGAAGAGCAGACCGAGTATCTCCGCGCCGTGGACGAGTTAAACAAACTGCGCAAAAGTGCTCTGGGGAGGCCGCTGGACAAACACGAGAGCTCGCTGGAGATCCTGTTACG GTACTATGATCAGCTATGTGCAGTTGAGCCTAAATTTCCTTTTCCTGAG CTGTGTCTAACATTTACATGGAAAGATGCTTTTGATAAAGGATCTCTATTTGGAGGCTCAGTTAAACTTG cattggCAAGTGTGGGCTATGAGAAAACATGTGTGTTATTTAACATTGGGGCCCTCGCCAGTCAGATCGCATCCGAGCAGAACCTGGACAATGATGAGGGACTGAAAACTGCTGCCAAGTTCTACCAG TTGGCATCTGGTGCATTTGCACACATAAAGGACACAGTGCTGTCTGCTCTCAATCGGGAGCCGACTATGGATATTTCTCCAGAGACAGTGGGAACACTCAGTCAAATCATGATCAGCCAAGCACAAGAGGTTTTCGTCATCAAAGCTACCGCTG ACAAGATGAAAGATGGCATCATTGCTAAGGTAGCCAATCAGACGGCAGATTTCTATGGTGATGCTTTCAAGCAGTGCCAGTACAAAGAGAACCTACCCAAG tatttttatttccagGAAGTGCTTCCAGTTTTGGCTGCCAAGCACTGCATGATGCAAGCCACTGCAGAGCTCCATCAGTCAGCTATGGCCAAACAGAAGAAACATTTTGGAGAGGAGATTGCACGTCTTCAG cATGCTTCAGAGCTGGTTAAAACTATAGCCTCACGCTACGATGAGTATGTGAACGTTAAGGATCTCTCTGATAAGATCAGCCGTGCTCTCACAGCTGCTAAGAAAGACAATGACTTTATCTACCATGATCGTGTACCTGAAGTGAAAGACCTGGAGCATATTGGCAAGGCAACCCTTGTCAAGGCAACTGCCATTCAAGTACCACTCAGCCAGAAGTTCTCAG ATATTTTTGAGAAGATGGTGCCTATGTTAGTGCAGCAGTCTTTGAGCATATCCAATTCCAGAAAGGGTGAGCTGGTCAACAGACTTGTGGGCAGTCTGCGGGAGGCGACCAACCTCTGTAATGG GGTGTTGGCTTCACTTAACCTGCCAGCAGCGCTAGAGGATCTCTCCGGAGATTCAGTCCCCCAGTCCATCCTGGAGAAGAGTCGTGCTGTGATCCAACAGGGAGGCCTGAACAGCATTGAACAGCTGATCAAAGATCTGCCTGAACTGCTACTGAGAAACCGAGAAATACTGGATGAG TCTCTTAAGATTTTGAATGATGAAGAGACAACTGACAATGAGCTCAGAGCTAAATTCAGCCAACGGTGGAACAGAACTCCATCTGGAGACCTATACAAATCCCTCAGAGCAG AGGGTGGAAATTTCCGAAACATCTTGGATAAGGCTGTGCATGCTGACCAGGTCGTAAAGGAGCGCTATAACACTCACTGTGAGATGATCGCACTGCTCTGCAAGCCAGAGGACCAGTTGTGCACTGCCATTCCTTCAGCCAACCCTGCTAAAACTCTTCAGGGCAGTGAG GTGGTAAACGTATTGAAGGCTCAGTTGGTCCAGCTTGATGAGATTAAACGTGATCGTGAGGTTCTGGAGGGAGAGATAAAGGCTGTGACCTTTGACATGACCACAAAGTTCCTGACTGCCTTGGTTCAGGATGGAGCCATTAATGAGGAGGCCCTTTCCACTGGAGAACTGGACACTCGCTATGGCGCATACACACAGCGTGTTCAGCAGAACCTCCGCTCCCAGGAGGAAATACTGGCCCAAGTACAG ACATCTCATCAGGAGTTTGCAGCACTCAAGCAGTCTAACGCTGAAGCAAGCCACAGGGAGGAAGTGCTAAAAAAACTAGCCTCAGCTCATGATAGCTACATTGAGATCAGCTCCAATCTCAAAGAGGGCACTAGG ttCTACAATGATTTAACAGAAATCCTGCTGAAGTTCCAAAATAAGTGCAGTGACATTGTTTTTGCCCGCAAGACTGAGCGGGAAGAGCTTCTCAA GGATTTGCAGCAGAGTATTGCTCGTGAACCAAGTGCGCCTTCCTTTAACGTCCCAGCTTACCAGTCCAATAACCCGGCCCCTGCTGCAGGAGGCCCCACTCCTGCTCCCCGGACCGTGTTT CCAGTGCAGCCTCAGGCTAAACCTCAGCCTCCAGCAAGACCTCCACCACCCACCTTTAATGCTCAGGCTACCAGTAGCACCAGCTCAGAGCCTCAGAGCCAAGCTCCGCCTTCTGTCAGCTCCAATCCTCCACCTGTGGCACCACCTTCTGCACCATCACAGGCTCAAGGACCACCCTACCCCACTTATCAGGGCTATCCAgg gtTTTATCAAATGCCGCTAGCATATAACCAGTATGGATATGGGTATGGCGTGCCCTACATGCCCTTTCAAGCTCAGGGACAGGCTGCGTACCCTGGAGGTCCTCCTGTCCAACAGCCTTACCAGTATCCTCAACAGCCAACCCAGCATCAACCCTACTACCCTCAGCAGTAG
- the pdcd6ip gene encoding programmed cell death 6-interacting protein isoform X2, producing the protein MATFISVPLKKSSEVDLVKPLSKFITSAYSGEEQTEYLRAVDELNKLRKSALGRPLDKHESSLEILLRYYDQLCAVEPKFPFPELCLTFTWKDAFDKGSLFGGSVKLALASVGYEKTCVLFNIGALASQIASEQNLDNDEGLKTAAKFYQLASGAFAHIKDTVLSALNREPTMDISPETVGTLSQIMISQAQEVFVIKATADKMKDGIIAKVANQTADFYGDAFKQCQYKENLPKEVLPVLAAKHCMMQATAELHQSAMAKQKKHFGEEIARLQHASELVKTIASRYDEYVNVKDLSDKISRALTAAKKDNDFIYHDRVPEVKDLEHIGKATLVKATAIQVPLSQKFSDIFEKMVPMLVQQSLSISNSRKGELVNRLVGSLREATNLCNGVLASLNLPAALEDLSGDSVPQSILEKSRAVIQQGGLNSIEQLIKDLPELLLRNREILDESLKILNDEETTDNELRAKFSQRWNRTPSGDLYKSLRAEGGNFRNILDKAVHADQVVKERYNTHCEMIALLCKPEDQLCTAIPSANPAKTLQGSEVVNVLKAQLVQLDEIKRDREVLEGEIKAVTFDMTTKFLTALVQDGAINEEALSTGELDTRYGAYTQRVQQNLRSQEEILAQVQTSHQEFAALKQSNAEASHREEVLKKLASAHDSYIEISSNLKEGTRFYNDLTEILLKFQNKCSDIVFARKTEREELLKDLQQSIAREPSAPSFNVPAYQSNNPAPAAGGPTPAPRTVFPVQPQAKPQPPARPPPPTFNAQATSSTSSEPQSQAPPSVSSNPPPVAPPSAPSQAQGPPYPTYQGYPGFYQMPLAYNQYGYGYGVPYMPFQAQGQAAYPGGPPVQQPYQYPQQPTQHQPYYPQQ; encoded by the exons ATGGCGACGTTTATTTCTGTCCCGTTAAAGAAGTCTTCAGAAGTTGATCTGGTGAAACCTCTATCGAAATTCATCACGTCTGCGTATTCAGGGGAAGAGCAGACCGAGTATCTCCGCGCCGTGGACGAGTTAAACAAACTGCGCAAAAGTGCTCTGGGGAGGCCGCTGGACAAACACGAGAGCTCGCTGGAGATCCTGTTACG GTACTATGATCAGCTATGTGCAGTTGAGCCTAAATTTCCTTTTCCTGAG CTGTGTCTAACATTTACATGGAAAGATGCTTTTGATAAAGGATCTCTATTTGGAGGCTCAGTTAAACTTG cattggCAAGTGTGGGCTATGAGAAAACATGTGTGTTATTTAACATTGGGGCCCTCGCCAGTCAGATCGCATCCGAGCAGAACCTGGACAATGATGAGGGACTGAAAACTGCTGCCAAGTTCTACCAG TTGGCATCTGGTGCATTTGCACACATAAAGGACACAGTGCTGTCTGCTCTCAATCGGGAGCCGACTATGGATATTTCTCCAGAGACAGTGGGAACACTCAGTCAAATCATGATCAGCCAAGCACAAGAGGTTTTCGTCATCAAAGCTACCGCTG ACAAGATGAAAGATGGCATCATTGCTAAGGTAGCCAATCAGACGGCAGATTTCTATGGTGATGCTTTCAAGCAGTGCCAGTACAAAGAGAACCTACCCAAG GAAGTGCTTCCAGTTTTGGCTGCCAAGCACTGCATGATGCAAGCCACTGCAGAGCTCCATCAGTCAGCTATGGCCAAACAGAAGAAACATTTTGGAGAGGAGATTGCACGTCTTCAG cATGCTTCAGAGCTGGTTAAAACTATAGCCTCACGCTACGATGAGTATGTGAACGTTAAGGATCTCTCTGATAAGATCAGCCGTGCTCTCACAGCTGCTAAGAAAGACAATGACTTTATCTACCATGATCGTGTACCTGAAGTGAAAGACCTGGAGCATATTGGCAAGGCAACCCTTGTCAAGGCAACTGCCATTCAAGTACCACTCAGCCAGAAGTTCTCAG ATATTTTTGAGAAGATGGTGCCTATGTTAGTGCAGCAGTCTTTGAGCATATCCAATTCCAGAAAGGGTGAGCTGGTCAACAGACTTGTGGGCAGTCTGCGGGAGGCGACCAACCTCTGTAATGG GGTGTTGGCTTCACTTAACCTGCCAGCAGCGCTAGAGGATCTCTCCGGAGATTCAGTCCCCCAGTCCATCCTGGAGAAGAGTCGTGCTGTGATCCAACAGGGAGGCCTGAACAGCATTGAACAGCTGATCAAAGATCTGCCTGAACTGCTACTGAGAAACCGAGAAATACTGGATGAG TCTCTTAAGATTTTGAATGATGAAGAGACAACTGACAATGAGCTCAGAGCTAAATTCAGCCAACGGTGGAACAGAACTCCATCTGGAGACCTATACAAATCCCTCAGAGCAG AGGGTGGAAATTTCCGAAACATCTTGGATAAGGCTGTGCATGCTGACCAGGTCGTAAAGGAGCGCTATAACACTCACTGTGAGATGATCGCACTGCTCTGCAAGCCAGAGGACCAGTTGTGCACTGCCATTCCTTCAGCCAACCCTGCTAAAACTCTTCAGGGCAGTGAG GTGGTAAACGTATTGAAGGCTCAGTTGGTCCAGCTTGATGAGATTAAACGTGATCGTGAGGTTCTGGAGGGAGAGATAAAGGCTGTGACCTTTGACATGACCACAAAGTTCCTGACTGCCTTGGTTCAGGATGGAGCCATTAATGAGGAGGCCCTTTCCACTGGAGAACTGGACACTCGCTATGGCGCATACACACAGCGTGTTCAGCAGAACCTCCGCTCCCAGGAGGAAATACTGGCCCAAGTACAG ACATCTCATCAGGAGTTTGCAGCACTCAAGCAGTCTAACGCTGAAGCAAGCCACAGGGAGGAAGTGCTAAAAAAACTAGCCTCAGCTCATGATAGCTACATTGAGATCAGCTCCAATCTCAAAGAGGGCACTAGG ttCTACAATGATTTAACAGAAATCCTGCTGAAGTTCCAAAATAAGTGCAGTGACATTGTTTTTGCCCGCAAGACTGAGCGGGAAGAGCTTCTCAA GGATTTGCAGCAGAGTATTGCTCGTGAACCAAGTGCGCCTTCCTTTAACGTCCCAGCTTACCAGTCCAATAACCCGGCCCCTGCTGCAGGAGGCCCCACTCCTGCTCCCCGGACCGTGTTT CCAGTGCAGCCTCAGGCTAAACCTCAGCCTCCAGCAAGACCTCCACCACCCACCTTTAATGCTCAGGCTACCAGTAGCACCAGCTCAGAGCCTCAGAGCCAAGCTCCGCCTTCTGTCAGCTCCAATCCTCCACCTGTGGCACCACCTTCTGCACCATCACAGGCTCAAGGACCACCCTACCCCACTTATCAGGGCTATCCAgg gtTTTATCAAATGCCGCTAGCATATAACCAGTATGGATATGGGTATGGCGTGCCCTACATGCCCTTTCAAGCTCAGGGACAGGCTGCGTACCCTGGAGGTCCTCCTGTCCAACAGCCTTACCAGTATCCTCAACAGCCAACCCAGCATCAACCCTACTACCCTCAGCAGTAG